In Sorangium aterium, the genomic stretch TCGAGGTTCATCCGAACGAGCCCTACGTCACCTCCGGTGAGCAGGACGAGTTCCGCTGCTTCATGATCGATCCCGGGCTCACCGAGGACCAGTACCTCAATGGTTTACAAATGGTGCCCGGCAACCACAAGGTCGTTCACCATGGGATAATCTCCATCGATCCGGAGGGGAAGTCTGCGAGCCTGGCGGGCCCCGACGGAAGCTTTCCGTGTGGCGCCGGCGAGGTCCCGAATGGCGTGGAGATTGGATCGCTCCAGATGCTCACAGCCTGGGCTCCCGGCGCCGACCCGGTCGATCTGCCCGAGGGGGTGGGTCAGCTGATCCCGAAGGGGTCGCTCCTCATGATGCAGATCCACTACCACCCCGCCGGCACGACGGCCGACCCGGACCTGACGCGCATCCAGCTCAGGCTCACCAAGGAGAAGCCGAAGTACGGCTTCCTGTACCACCTGATCGGCAACTTCGATGATCCGGTCGGCCAGCTTGGCTTCGGGCTGCTGCCGGGTCCGGGCGACAAGAACGGCGTCGAGTTCCTGATCCCCGCGGACAGCAAGAGCCACGTCGAGACGGAGCAGCTCACGATCCCGGCCCCGGACTCGCCCGCAGCGCAAGAGATGCCGTTCCCGCCGGGCACGCGCATCTATGGCGACTTTCTGCACATGCACTACCTGGGCTTCGACGAGAAGGTGACGGTCACGCGGGCGAACGGCTCACCCGATCAACCCAAGGAGGAGTGCCTGGCGCACGCGCCGAAGTGGGAGTTCTCCTGGCAGCGCTCGTATTCCTACGACGCGCCCATCGAGATGCTCCCGACGCTCGAGCCGGGCGATGTGCTCCAGATCCGGTGCACGTACAATAACTCGACGGAGAACCCGTACGTGGTCAAGGCGCTCAAGGAGGCGAATATGATCTCGACGATCGACGTGGCCTACGGCGAGGGGAGTACGTTCGACGAGATGTGCGTCGCCGGGCTCTCGCTCGTGTACCCGATGCCCTGAGTCGTCGCTGGCCATGGGGCGGCCCCGATCGCGGATCAGGCGACGGAGGACGCCGGCCGGCGGCCGGGCGCATTCCCGGGTGTGGCGCCGAAGCGCGTCGCCACCAGGTAGTCGCACCAGCGCTCCACGCTGGTGTGGATCGGCGGCATCACCAGACCGACCGCGCGGGCGTGGGCGTCGGCCGCGCTCGTGTCATACGCATCTTCGGCGAGGAACGACAGGCTCTCTCGCGTCACCCCGGTGAGCGCCTCCGGCAACAGGCGCACCAGGCCGAGGGGCAGCACCCACGCCGGGGGGCTGCGCCTCATGTGGGCGGCGATGCCGCGGACCAGCGCGGGCAGCCGCGGAGTCGCCTGGTCGAGGACGCAGAGGTCCTGTTCCGCGGTCTCCGGGCGCTCGGGCACGCTCGCCAGGAAGCGCGCCAGGTAGTCGACCGTCACCAGCGGCAGGAAGGTGCGCTCGCTGCCGACCAGGGCCGGCAGGCGGCCCCGCCAGAGCTGCTCGACCATCTCGCCGACGCCCGTGAGCTGCGTGGTCTCGCCGGTGCGCGAGTCGCCGATGACGCTGCTCGGATGCACGGCCGTCCAGCGCAGCCCGCGCTCGGCCGCGAAGCGGCGCACGGCGAGGAACGACTCGTGCTTCGACCCCTCGTACGCGCCGTGCTGGCGGTAGAGCCGGTCCCACGCTCGCTGCGTCAGCACGCTCTCCGCGCCAGGCCGGGCGCTCGCGTGCATCATGCGGTAGCCGCCGAGGTAGACGAAGCGCCGCAGGTGGGGCCGCCCGAGCGCCCACTCGGCCGCGCGCAGCGAGCCCTCGACATTGCAGCGTCGCGCCTCCTGCACGCCGAGCCCGAAGGCGAAGCGCGCCGCCAGGTGATAGACGTCGCGCACCTGCTCGAAGCGCTCCGACAGACCGAGCGACGCCGCCTCGACGTCGCCCTCGACCACCAGGAGCCGCCGCGAATCGCCGCCGTGCGCGTCGACGAACGCGGAAAGCTCGGCGGCCCGCTGCCGCGCCCGGCGCACCGGCGCTGCCACGGCCTTCGTCCGGGTCAGCTCGGCCAGCAGCCAGCGCCCGATGAATCCCGTACCCCCCGTCACCATGACCTCGGCGTCGCATGCTCTCATAGGCCGCCCAGCATGCGTCGCTGGACCCATGAGGAAAATGGGATGTATCTCATGCCAGGCATGAGCGAGATCGATATACGGAGCATCAACCTGAACCTCCTCCCCGCCCTCGATGCGCTGCTCGTCGAGGGCAGCGTCAGCGCCGCGGCGCGCCGCGCCCACGTCAGCCAGTCGGCGATGAGCCATTCCCTCGCGCGCCTGCGCGAGCTCTTCGGCGATCCCCTCCTCGTCCCCCTCGGCCGCGGTCTCACCCCCACGCCGCGCGCGCTCCAGCTCCGCGCGGCCCTGCCCGCCGCCTTCGAGCACCTCCGCCGCGCCCTCGCTTCCCCCGAGCCCTTCGATCCGCGCACCTCGGCGCGCACCTTCCGCGTCGCCACCGTCGACTACTTCGAGCTCACGACGCTGCCCGACGTGCTCGACCACCTGGGCGAACACGCCCCCTTCGTCCGCCTGGAGATCGAGCGCTTCTCCCCTGACGTCACCCCCGCGCTGGTCCGCGGCGACATCGATCTGGCCCTGTTCGGCGCCTCGCAGCCGGTGCCGGCCGCCGGCCTCCGCCGCGCCCCGCTCTACCAGGAACCCTTCGCCGTCATGGCCCGCAAAGGCCACCCGGCGATCAAGCGCCGCCTCGATCTCGACACCTATGTCGCCCTCGGCCACGTCCTCGTCAGCGTCGAGGGCCACCGCGACGGCGCCGTCGACCGCGCCCTGGCCCGCCTCGGCAAGACCAGGCGGGTGGCCCTGCGCCTGCCTCACTTCATGTCCGCGCCCCTCGCCGTGCGCAGCTCCGACCTCCTCTGCACGATCGCGAGCAGCGTCGCCCAGCGCGCCCGCGAGCTCTTCGGGCTTCGGGTGTTCGCGCCCCCCTTCGAGCTGCCCGCCGCCCAGGTCGTCGCCGTGTGGTCGCAGCGCCACGACGACGACCCGGCGCAGCGCTGGTTCCGCGACCTCTTCTTCTCGGGCCGCGCCCTCTCGCCGCGCCTGCGGGCGCTGGTCCGAAGGGGTGCGGCTTGATCCGGGGATGTCCGGCGGTGTCCCCATGAGGCAGCCGCGCCGTGTCACCCAGGCAAGACGCGGCGCGACACCTCCGGCTGTGCGTCCGCCGCGCCCCTTTGGGCGCCCCCGACCGCCCGGGAAGGCGGCGACTGCCTCATCATGCCGGGATCACCGCCTGGGAGGCGGGCATTCCAGGCGCCGCGGTGGTCGCGCATCCGCGCACATGCGCGGCCCCGCAAGACCGGCGAGGGGTCGACGCCCGTTGCCCGAGCATCTCGAGCCGGGGCTCCCCGCGCTCGAGGTCCAGGCGGTTGAAGATCGCGGGTCGAGAGGTTCGCCCTCGGAGTCGAATCAAGCACCTTCAGGCGGAGCGCGTGTCCCGCTCGGCGGCGCCGCCGCCCGCTCGAAATCGCTACTTTTCCTGGTCGTCGCTCGTCATCGACCGGAGCTTCTGTCAAGAGTTCCCCGCCAACGACCAGCAATCGACACAAACCACAAAAGTACGGATCCACCGATCCGCCTACAAAGACCAGCAGATCCAACGAGTTCACCGGGCTGTGTAGTATTGTCTGCGCCACGCTGGCATGTACGGTGCCTGAGACCGATCCATCGTGCGCGTCATTCAACCCAGTGTTCACTTTCTCTGCACCACCGCGGTGATCCTCGCTGTCTGGCCCGCGGCCGCGGCAAACGACTCCTTCGGCGCCATCGCCTACTCCACGACCAGCAACCGCGCCGCCACCGCCCAGTCCTGGAGGTCGAGCGATGAGGCCGGCCGGCTGGCCCTCGCCGATTGCAACCGCGGGTCGCCCGCGAAGGACTGCTTCATCGCAGCGGCCTTTCAGAACGCCTGCGGCGCGCTGGCCATCGACGACCATGGCACCTGGGGCGCCTGGTGGAAGAGCCAGAGCGAGCCCGGCGGCGCCGGTGTCTCCGCGGCGCTCGGGGTTGGTCGAAGCCGCGCGCGGGAGCAGTGCCGCCGCTACGCCGCGGGGCACGCCGCGGAATGCCGTGTGGTCGCCGAGCTCTGCGCCGTGGCCTTCCACCCCTGAACGGGGCGGCTTCGTGCCCATTCGGGACATCGACCCACGAGGAAGGACTCGATGATCATGAAAAGGCTCTTCATCACTGCGGCGCTCATCGGCCTCTCGACGGCGTACGCGTCGCCGGCGTTCGCCAACATCAAGTTCTGCAACCGCTCCGACCGGCCCGTCAATGCGGCGTTCGCCATGCGGATCAACCTGAGCTCCGCCCCCAATCCGTGGGTGACGCGCGGGTGGTGGTCCATCGCGCCCGGGCAGTGCAAGGTCGTATCCAGCGAACAGCTCTACGCTTCCACGGACTACGGTTACTTCGCCGAGCGCGCGGATGGGACGAAGCACTGGCCTGCCACCGGCGGGGACTTCCAGGTCAACATGCGCGGCCTGTGCGTGCAGGCAGGCCGGTTCGTGATCGTCGATTACGAAAGGTGGCCGGAATGCAAAGAGCCCCCGAGACGGCAGGTGACCTTCAAGTTGTTCTCGGTCGGTGAGAACTGGGAGAACTACATCGTGAACTTCGATTGACCGAATCGGTGTCCGCCGGACGAGCCGGCTCGGTCGGGCGCGGGGCGCGGACAAAGAGCAACTTGGGGTTGCTTTGTGATCGGGTCCTCGACCATTTCTAGAACAATGATCGCGTCGTTCGAGGCGTGGCGTGGCCACGAATCACGCGCGGGAGACGGCGCTGTGGCTGCGTCTCCTTATCCCTCGGCCCCCCGGACGCGCGTCGTCGCTCGCTCGCGGCATGAATGCGGCGTCTGCCTCGAGCATCAGAGGCGGCATGGCAAGACCGTTCGAGTCCATCGGTTCGACTTCCGGGCTTCACCGGCGTGCCTCCGCCGCCCTGCTCCTCGCCGCCTTCGGCCCCACGAATGAATGCGGTCCGAGCGCGCCCGGCAGCAGCAGCAGCAGCGGCGGCGCCGCGGGCGCCGGCGGGTACAGCTCCGCAAGCACAGGAGGCGGCGGCGGCTCCGCAAGCCACGGCGGCGGCGGCTCCGCTGCCACGGGCAGCGGCGGCTCCGCAGGCCACGGCGGCTCCGCTGCCACGGGCAGCGGCGGCTCCGCAGGCCACGGCGGCGGCGGCTCCGCTGCCACGGGCAGCGGCGGCTCCGCAGGCCACGGCGGCGGCGACGAGAGCACCTCGACCGGGAGCGGCGGCTCGCCGGCAACATGCGTGCCGGGATCCATCGTCGCGTGCTACTCCGGCCCCGAGGGGACCAACGGCGTCGGACGCTGTACGGCCGGGACGCAGACCTGTCGTCCTGACGGCTTCGGCTACGGGCCCTGCACGGGTGAGATCACCCCTGCTGCGGAGGTCTGCGCCACGCCCCAGGACGAGAGCTGCGACGGCGACGCCCATTGCCCGCAACCGGCCGCCTGGGCGCGCGGGTTCGGCATCGAGCCCACCGATCCCACATCGACAATCGCCGTCGACGCCATGGGGAATTACTACATCCTCGGCGCCTTCGAAGGAACGGTCGACTTCGGCGCCGGCCCTCTGACCAGCGCCGGTGGCAGCGACATCTTCCTCCTCAAGCTCGACCCCTCGGGCGCGCCGCTCTGGAGCAAGCGCTTCGGCACCCCCTTGCGCGAGACAGGAGATGCCCTGGCCATCGACGGAAACGGCAACGTCCTGCTCGCCGGCAACTACGAGGACGACTTCTCTGGCATTGGCATGGACCTCGGCTTCGGCGGGTGCGCCCTGCCGGCTCCGCCCGATCGTTCCGCGCAATTCGTGGCCAAGCTCGACCCCGACGGCAATCACATCTGGAGCGATGGATTCAGCTTCTGGCCTTCGCATCCTACCTGGGCGACGAAGGTGGCCATCGATGCTCTCGGCGACGCGTACCTCGCCATCGGGTTGGAGGACGCGACAGCGGTGGTGAAGCTGGACGCGATGGGCAATGTCCTCTGGAGGCGTAGCACTCCGGGCAGCCCGAGCTTCCACATGAACCTCGCGCTCGACAGCGCCGGCAACGTGGTGACAGTGAATGACGCAGGTATCGATGGCAACTACCTTGTCCTTTACACGTACGTCTCAAAGCTCTCTCCGGACGGAGATTTGCTCTGGTCCCGGAGATTGGACGACTACGACTTCCGTGGCAAGGTGGCGGTCAACTCGGCGGGCGAGATCCTCGTGTTGGCCGAGGGGGTTCTCATCAAGCTGGATCAGGACGGCGAGGAGGTGTTCACCCAGCCCGTCCGCCACACCGGCAACATCGCGATCGACCCCGCGGACAACATCTTCCTCGGCGGGGGTGGGCTCACGATGCTCGACCCGAGCGGCACCGAGCTCTGGACGCGCGATTTCGCGGCCTCTGTAGCGAACATAGCCATCTCCCCGAACGGCGCGGTCGCCGTCACCGGCGTTGTGAGTGGCCCTGTGGACTTCGGGACCGGCCCGATCGAGTATACAGAAGGCTGGGATATCTATGTTGCCACATTCAATCCGCCGGCGAGCGGCGACAGCGGCGAGGGAGGAGGCAGCGACGGCGGCGGCGGAGACCCGTCCGAGACGTGCGCGCCGGGCTCGGTCATCGCGTGCTACTCCGGCCCTGCCGGGACCAGGGGCGTCGGACCCTGCGCTGCGGGGACGCAGACCTGCCGGCCCAACGGCCTTGGCTTCGGCGCCTGCGTGGGCGAGGTGACGCCCGCCGAGGAGCTCTGCTCCACGCCGGAGGACGAGAACTGCGACGGCGACCCCCATTGTCCCATGCTGTCGTGGGCGCGCGGGTTCGGCAGCACCGGCGCCGACCAGGGCCTGAACATCGCGAGCGATGCCGCAGGCAACTACTATGTCGCCGGCACCTTCACAGGAACCGTCGACTTCGGCGCGGGCCCTCTGACCTCCCCGCCCGGAAGCCACTTCCTGCTCAAGCTCGATCCATCGGGCGCGCCGCTCTGGAGTGAACGCCTGCCCAGCGGCCACCCGCTCGTCATGGCCGTCGATGGCGACGGCGACCTCCTGCTCGCCGGCACATACTCGGGTGGCGTCGCTAGGGTGTTGAACCAGTGCCTCCCCCCCTTCGAGCCGGACTACAATACCGTAGGCTTCGTGGCCAAGCTCGACCGCGATGGCAAGGCCATCTGGAGTCAAGCGCCCATCTACACGTCGGACGCGCTCGACAGCTACAGCGTTCCCGAGCGTATCGCCGTCGATGCGCTCGGCAACACCTACCTGGTCTACGCCGACCTTTGGGCGAACGGTGCCTATCTGTTAAAGCTGAGCCCTGGCGGCGATGTCCTCTGGAAACACAGGATCACGCCCCCTCCCGACGAGGAGCACTATTTCACTACCCTGGAATACCACGCCGATCTCGCGATCGACAGCGCGGGCAACGCGCTGACCGTGACCGCACCGCAGGCCGACGCAGGGTATCTCACGGTCAGCAAGTTCGACCCGACCGGCGCCGTGCTCTGGAGCCGCCCGTTCGCGCCGGATCCGTCGATCCCCCCTGGCGGCGCGTGGAAGGCGGACTGGTCGGTGGCCGTCAATGCGGCTGACGAGGTCTTCGTGGCCGGCACCACGGACGGGACCGTCGATCTCGGCGGCGGCGTGCTGCCCGCCGGCCCCGTGCTCCTCAAGCTGGACGCCGCGGGTGCCCACGTGTTCAGCGACTCGATCCCCTTCGGCGACGCGCTCGCGCTCGACTCCGCTGGTAACATCGTCGTCGCCGGAGACGGGCTCGCCAAGCTCGACCCGAGCGGCGCCGAGCTCTGGACCCTCGGCTTCGGCGCCAGCGCACATGGCATCACGATCTCGCCGAGCGGCGTGATCGCCCTCACAGGGGCTGCGAGCGCGGCGGTCGACTTCGGGACCGGCCCCATCCACCACGCCGGCGGCTCCGACATCTTCGTCGCGACGTTCAATCCCTGAAACCCAAGGGGGAAGGGCGCCATGTCGGCGCCGCGAGCGCGGCGCTACGCGCGGGCGAGGGTCCCGTCCGCGCCGAGGACGTCGGTCAGAACTGCTTGAAGAACTTCCACGACTCGATGGGAATCCAGTTGGGATTGCCGTCGATGTTCGTGTGCCCGCCGCCGAAGGTGCACACCCGCGTCGGATGTTCCGGATCGCAATCCTGGAAATCGAAGCAGCTGTACGCGCCGTTTGAAGTCGGGATGTTGTTCGGGATCGTGCAGCCGTTGTCTTCGGCTTTTTCGAGGGCGATGAACTTGGACCCTTTCTTTTGACCTTCGTTGTTCACCCAGGGGCAAGTCCCGTCGCTCATGCCCGTCGTGTGCATCCAAGCAATGGGCTTATGTGTCTTTTCAGGCAACCAGATGTTGTAGTTGGCCGGGGCGATGCCCACGGCCGCACGGATCTCCGCTTGATGGTTCGTCGACAGCGAATAGGTGATCATCCCTCCGAAGCTGAAGCCGGTCGCGAACACGCGCGTCGTGTCGTAGCAGACACTTTCATTCATGAGCGCCATGATGTCGTCGAACAGCGCGTGGTCCTTCTCTTGCCACGTTGCACCGTCCGAGGAGGGGGCCACGAAGATGGCTTGCTCGCCGTCGGCCTCCAGCTGCGGTTTGAGAAAGTAGAAGTCTTGCCCCTTGACGTCTTGGTAGCGGCTGCCGATCCAATGCGAGGTGTAGAACAGCCGGTAGGGCTTGTTCATGTCGTAGTTGCGGGGCATATCGACGTAGTACACGCGATTTTGGCCCGAACTCGAGATCGTATACTCCTTGCTCGTCAGCGTGGTTGCCTTGCCGCACCCCGCGCTCCGCACAGGCGCGTTCCCCAGGGGAATGGCTCCTTCGGGCCAGCCGCCCGTGCCGGTACCGCCGCTGCCGGTCGGCTCAGCCCCGCCACTCCCGCCGCTGTTGTCACCGCCAGTCCCGGCCGCGGTGGTGCCGCTGGAGGTCGCAACGCCGCTGCCGCTCGTGCTGCTGCTCGTGCTGCCGCTAGAGGTCGCAACGCCGCTGCCGCTCGTGCTACTGACGGAACCGGTCGCCGTCGCTCCGCCCCCTCCGTCGTTGTTCGAGTCGGACTCGGCGGGGGCGCACGAAATCGCGACCCAACTCGCAAGGGTGACACAAAAGGCGAGTCGGCTGAACGTTTGAACTTGCATCACAGGTCTCCTACGTGCCGGAATCAGGTGAAAGGGAAACAAAACGTTTCGAGCGTACCAAGGGCGACTCGCCACACTCACCTCAGGTGACAGAGCGTTCCTTACGGGATCCGCCTCCCTGGATTGGATCGCTCTTGGCAAAACGTCGATCACCATCGATCAGCAATCGCTTCCGCGACGACCCAGCGAACAGGATCGGTGTAAAAATCGATCAAATGGATCAGATTGACGAAGAGCTCGGTACTCAGGAGGACCCGAGCAGACCGAAACAAAAGGATGACCCTCGACTGGAATGTGAACGCTCACATTGCCGGTGTCAATTCCAATCGACCGGCCCTCGGGGATCTTCGGGCCCGTGGCAGGACATGGCTGGCAGGGCTCCTTCGGAGCGCCGCGTTAAGAGGGGTGGGCGCCGGACTGCCCGACCACAATCGTACTGCCAGCGTGTCATGTTGCCGCGGCCGATGCGGAAACCGTGCCGCCATGGTCACTGAGCCCCGGAACATCGTCCGCTTCCTCTGCGCGCTCGGCGAGCCGACCGATGTTCCAGCACGCTCCCCCAGCGTCCACGCGGCGACCACCGTACTGGAAAAGCACCGTTGTGCGCCGCAAGGCGCTCGGTGACGCCGTATAGCGTCTCGCGACGCGCCTCCCGGGGCTCGCCCTACCACGGATCAGCCCGCCCTTGCGCTCCGAGGCGCCCGATGGTGCGGCGACCTTGCAGGAAAGCTCCAGTCTTACAGGGTGAGAGACGCTCGAATCTCCCGGTATCGGTTCCGCTCAGGGTTGCATCGGTACTGAATATTTCCTGCGTGACTGCGTGCTTCTGCTGCGTTCGCCGTCCTCGCGGTCATCGGCTGCTCCACGCGGCCGCAAACCCTACGAGACGACGTCGCTTCGCTCACCTTGGCCCTCGACCCGCCGCGATTGGAGCCACGTGGCCGACGCCAACAGCTGCCTGTTCATGCAGGGCGGGGCCTACGACGAGGCGCACGATCGGGTGGTGGTGCTCAGCGGTCTCGCGGCCGACCACGTCGACGCCGACCGCTCGCGGAGCACGAGCACGCGTCGCCGTGGTCGTCGGGCGCCACGTACACGCTCGCGGGGGCGCGCGCGGGCCGCCGACGTCGTTGCCGCCGCCGCTGCCACGGTTGCCGGCGCCGCCGTTGCCCCACCATCCGATGCGA encodes the following:
- a CDS encoding LysR family transcriptional regulator, whose amino-acid sequence is MYLMPGMSEIDIRSINLNLLPALDALLVEGSVSAAARRAHVSQSAMSHSLARLRELFGDPLLVPLGRGLTPTPRALQLRAALPAAFEHLRRALASPEPFDPRTSARTFRVATVDYFELTTLPDVLDHLGEHAPFVRLEIERFSPDVTPALVRGDIDLALFGASQPVPAAGLRRAPLYQEPFAVMARKGHPAIKRRLDLDTYVALGHVLVSVEGHRDGAVDRALARLGKTRRVALRLPHFMSAPLAVRSSDLLCTIASSVAQRARELFGLRVFAPPFELPAAQVVAVWSQRHDDDPAQRWFRDLFFSGRALSPRLRALVRRGAA
- a CDS encoding SDR family oxidoreductase, whose product is MRACDAEVMVTGGTGFIGRWLLAELTRTKAVAAPVRRARQRAAELSAFVDAHGGDSRRLLVVEGDVEAASLGLSERFEQVRDVYHLAARFAFGLGVQEARRCNVEGSLRAAEWALGRPHLRRFVYLGGYRMMHASARPGAESVLTQRAWDRLYRQHGAYEGSKHESFLAVRRFAAERGLRWTAVHPSSVIGDSRTGETTQLTGVGEMVEQLWRGRLPALVGSERTFLPLVTVDYLARFLASVPERPETAEQDLCVLDQATPRLPALVRGIAAHMRRSPPAWVLPLGLVRLLPEALTGVTRESLSFLAEDAYDTSAADAHARAVGLVMPPIHTSVERWCDYLVATRFGATPGNAPGRRPASSVA
- a CDS encoding DUF1036 domain-containing protein, translated to MKRLFITAALIGLSTAYASPAFANIKFCNRSDRPVNAAFAMRINLSSAPNPWVTRGWWSIAPGQCKVVSSEQLYASTDYGYFAERADGTKHWPATGGDFQVNMRGLCVQAGRFVIVDYERWPECKEPPRRQVTFKLFSVGENWENYIVNFD
- a CDS encoding outer membrane protein assembly factor BamB family protein, which encodes MARPFESIGSTSGLHRRASAALLLAAFGPTNECGPSAPGSSSSSGGAAGAGGYSSASTGGGGGSASHGGGGSAATGSGGSAGHGGSAATGSGGSAGHGGGGSAATGSGGSAGHGGGDESTSTGSGGSPATCVPGSIVACYSGPEGTNGVGRCTAGTQTCRPDGFGYGPCTGEITPAAEVCATPQDESCDGDAHCPQPAAWARGFGIEPTDPTSTIAVDAMGNYYILGAFEGTVDFGAGPLTSAGGSDIFLLKLDPSGAPLWSKRFGTPLRETGDALAIDGNGNVLLAGNYEDDFSGIGMDLGFGGCALPAPPDRSAQFVAKLDPDGNHIWSDGFSFWPSHPTWATKVAIDALGDAYLAIGLEDATAVVKLDAMGNVLWRRSTPGSPSFHMNLALDSAGNVVTVNDAGIDGNYLVLYTYVSKLSPDGDLLWSRRLDDYDFRGKVAVNSAGEILVLAEGVLIKLDQDGEEVFTQPVRHTGNIAIDPADNIFLGGGGLTMLDPSGTELWTRDFAASVANIAISPNGAVAVTGVVSGPVDFGTGPIEYTEGWDIYVATFNPPASGDSGEGGGSDGGGGDPSETCAPGSVIACYSGPAGTRGVGPCAAGTQTCRPNGLGFGACVGEVTPAEELCSTPEDENCDGDPHCPMLSWARGFGSTGADQGLNIASDAAGNYYVAGTFTGTVDFGAGPLTSPPGSHFLLKLDPSGAPLWSERLPSGHPLVMAVDGDGDLLLAGTYSGGVARVLNQCLPPFEPDYNTVGFVAKLDRDGKAIWSQAPIYTSDALDSYSVPERIAVDALGNTYLVYADLWANGAYLLKLSPGGDVLWKHRITPPPDEEHYFTTLEYHADLAIDSAGNALTVTAPQADAGYLTVSKFDPTGAVLWSRPFAPDPSIPPGGAWKADWSVAVNAADEVFVAGTTDGTVDLGGGVLPAGPVLLKLDAAGAHVFSDSIPFGDALALDSAGNIVVAGDGLAKLDPSGAELWTLGFGASAHGITISPSGVIALTGAASAAVDFGTGPIHHAGGSDIFVATFNP
- a CDS encoding alpha/beta hydrolase family esterase; its protein translation is MQVQTFSRLAFCVTLASWVAISCAPAESDSNNDGGGGATATGSVSSTSGSGVATSSGSTSSSTSGSGVATSSGTTAAGTGGDNSGGSGGAEPTGSGGTGTGGWPEGAIPLGNAPVRSAGCGKATTLTSKEYTISSSGQNRVYYVDMPRNYDMNKPYRLFYTSHWIGSRYQDVKGQDFYFLKPQLEADGEQAIFVAPSSDGATWQEKDHALFDDIMALMNESVCYDTTRVFATGFSFGGMITYSLSTNHQAEIRAAVGIAPANYNIWLPEKTHKPIAWMHTTGMSDGTCPWVNNEGQKKGSKFIALEKAEDNGCTIPNNIPTSNGAYSCFDFQDCDPEHPTRVCTFGGGHTNIDGNPNWIPIESWKFFKQF
- a CDS encoding DUF4189 domain-containing protein, with product MRVIQPSVHFLCTTAVILAVWPAAAANDSFGAIAYSTTSNRAATAQSWRSSDEAGRLALADCNRGSPAKDCFIAAAFQNACGALAIDDHGTWGAWWKSQSEPGGAGVSAALGVGRSRAREQCRRYAAGHAAECRVVAELCAVAFHP